Proteins encoded in a region of the Halothiobacillus diazotrophicus genome:
- the polA gene encoding DNA polymerase I — MPDLFAPSRISDHKPLILVDGSSFLFRAFHALPPLTGPEGFPTGAIHGVINMLQKLRREEAPAQMAVVFDAPGPTFRDDIYPEYKAHRPPLPDDLRVQIAPLHELVEALGYPLLCVPGVEADDVLGTLMRAAHETGIPVLLATADKDFAQLVTPGVRLMNTMTNTTLDAAAVEAKYGVTVAQFIDYLALVGDTVDNVPGVPGCGPKTAAKWLNQWGSLDALMAHADEVKGKVGESLRASLAFLPVARDLVTIRTDCALDIGEGDLNLRAPDADRVRALAERYGLNTLRRQFSEATKEMADDPEAGARSPSAEPGQASLDLPEADTAYETILTRDAWDIWREKLSAAPLVAFDTETDSLDLFRARIVGVSFAVARGGAAYLPLAHDYPGVPEQLDRERVLAELKPWLEDARRPKILQNAKFDSHVLANHGITLRGVAFDTMLESYVLDSTASRHDMDSLAAKYLSRTTITFEEVAGKGAKALTFDQIHLEQAAPYAAEDADVTFQLHQTLWPRLEQGGRLKTVYEEIELPLIPVLCAMERVGVLVDRQQLAEQGAVIGARIEAIEQEAIQVAGRPFNLGSTKQLKELLFDELQLPVVKKTPKGEPSTDEETLSELADRHPLPALILDYRGLTKLKSTYIDRLPEEIHPDTGRVHSAFHQAVTATGRLSSSNPNLQNIPIRSEEGRRIRLAFVAAPGKTLIAADYSQIELRIMAHLSGDERLVAAFARGEDIHRATAAEVFGLEESAVSDNQRRAAKAINFGLIYGMSAFGLAKQLDVGRAEAQDYIDRYFARYPGVADYMERMRQLARRQGYVETLFGRRLYLPEIHSRNGQRRQYAERTAINAPMQGTAADIIKRAMIRLHALLVETDKAALILQVHDELVFEVPTDAVDSVREIIRQEMSQAADLHVPLEVGIGIGHSWAEAH; from the coding sequence ATGCCAGATCTGTTTGCTCCGTCCCGAATATCCGATCATAAACCGTTGATTCTGGTCGATGGGAGTTCCTTCCTGTTCCGGGCGTTTCATGCCTTGCCGCCGTTGACCGGTCCAGAGGGTTTTCCCACCGGTGCCATCCATGGCGTGATCAACATGCTGCAGAAACTGCGGCGTGAGGAAGCCCCGGCGCAGATGGCCGTGGTCTTCGATGCGCCGGGGCCCACCTTCCGCGACGATATCTATCCCGAGTACAAGGCCCATCGGCCGCCGTTGCCGGACGATCTTCGGGTGCAGATCGCGCCCCTGCACGAACTCGTCGAGGCGTTGGGTTATCCCCTGCTGTGCGTGCCCGGAGTGGAAGCCGACGACGTGCTCGGTACCCTCATGCGTGCCGCGCACGAAACGGGCATCCCCGTGCTGCTGGCGACGGCCGACAAGGATTTCGCCCAGCTGGTGACGCCGGGTGTCCGGCTGATGAACACCATGACGAACACGACCCTGGATGCGGCGGCGGTCGAAGCCAAATACGGCGTGACGGTCGCGCAATTCATCGATTACCTGGCGCTGGTCGGCGATACGGTGGACAACGTGCCCGGCGTCCCCGGCTGCGGGCCCAAGACGGCGGCCAAATGGCTCAATCAGTGGGGCAGTCTGGACGCCCTGATGGCGCATGCCGACGAGGTCAAGGGAAAGGTGGGCGAATCGTTGCGCGCGTCCCTGGCGTTCCTGCCGGTCGCCCGGGATCTGGTGACGATCCGCACGGACTGCGCGCTGGATATCGGCGAGGGTGACCTGAACCTGCGTGCGCCGGATGCCGACCGCGTTCGTGCGTTGGCCGAGCGGTACGGGCTGAATACGCTGCGCCGCCAGTTCTCCGAGGCCACGAAGGAAATGGCGGATGATCCGGAGGCAGGGGCTCGGTCCCCATCGGCGGAACCGGGGCAGGCCAGTCTGGATTTGCCCGAGGCGGACACGGCCTACGAGACGATTCTGACCCGGGATGCCTGGGATATCTGGCGCGAGAAATTGAGTGCCGCCCCCCTGGTGGCCTTCGATACGGAAACCGATTCCCTGGATCTGTTCCGTGCACGCATCGTGGGCGTTTCCTTTGCGGTCGCGCGCGGCGGGGCCGCCTACCTGCCTCTGGCGCACGACTACCCCGGTGTGCCCGAACAGCTGGACCGGGAGCGGGTGCTGGCGGAACTCAAACCCTGGCTCGAAGATGCCCGGCGTCCGAAGATCCTGCAGAATGCCAAATTCGACAGCCATGTGCTGGCCAACCACGGTATCACGCTGCGGGGTGTTGCCTTCGACACCATGCTGGAGTCGTATGTGCTGGATTCCACCGCATCCCGGCACGACATGGATTCCCTGGCCGCGAAATACCTCAGCCGTACGACGATCACCTTCGAGGAAGTCGCCGGGAAAGGGGCGAAGGCGCTGACATTCGACCAGATTCATCTCGAACAGGCAGCGCCCTACGCCGCCGAAGATGCGGACGTCACCTTTCAGCTGCATCAGACCCTCTGGCCGCGCCTCGAGCAGGGCGGCCGCCTGAAAACGGTTTATGAAGAGATCGAGTTGCCCCTGATTCCGGTGTTGTGCGCCATGGAGCGGGTCGGCGTGTTGGTGGATCGGCAGCAGTTGGCCGAGCAGGGTGCCGTGATCGGCGCCCGGATCGAGGCCATCGAACAGGAAGCCATCCAGGTGGCCGGTCGACCCTTCAATCTGGGATCGACCAAGCAGCTCAAGGAATTGCTGTTCGACGAACTCCAGTTGCCGGTGGTGAAGAAGACCCCGAAAGGCGAACCGTCCACCGATGAGGAGACTCTGTCGGAACTGGCGGACCGGCACCCGTTGCCCGCACTGATTCTCGATTACCGGGGGCTGACGAAACTGAAGAGCACCTACATCGATCGCCTGCCGGAGGAGATCCACCCCGACACCGGACGGGTGCACAGTGCCTTCCACCAGGCGGTGACGGCCACGGGGCGGTTATCTTCATCAAATCCGAACCTGCAGAACATTCCGATTCGCAGCGAGGAAGGGCGTCGGATCCGCCTGGCATTCGTGGCGGCGCCCGGCAAGACGCTGATCGCGGCGGACTATTCCCAAATCGAATTGCGCATCATGGCGCATCTGTCCGGCGATGAACGCCTCGTGGCCGCCTTTGCACGCGGCGAGGACATCCACCGTGCGACGGCGGCCGAGGTCTTCGGTCTCGAGGAGTCGGCGGTCAGCGACAACCAGCGGCGGGCCGCCAAGGCGATCAATTTCGGCCTGATCTACGGCATGTCGGCCTTCGGCCTCGCCAAGCAGCTCGACGTGGGGCGGGCCGAGGCGCAGGACTACATCGATCGCTACTTCGCCCGCTATCCCGGGGTGGCCGATTACATGGAACGGATGCGTCAGCTGGCGCGGCGGCAGGGCTATGTGGAAACTCTGTTCGGTCGTCGTCTCTACCTGCCCGAAATCCACAGCCGGAACGGTCAACGGCGCCAGTATGCGGAACGAACCGCGATCAACGCGCCGATGCAGGGCACGGCGGCCGACATCATCAAGCGCGCCATGATCCGACTGCACGCGTTGCTGGTGGAGACAGACAAGGCGGCCCTCATCCTGCAGGTGCACGACGAACTGGTCTTCGAAGTGCCGACGGATGCCGTTGATTCAGTCCGGGAAATCATTCGGCAGGAAATGAGTCAGGCGGCCGATCTGCATGTTCCTCTCGAAGTCGGGATCGGCATCGGGCACAGTTGGGCCGAGGCCCATTAA
- a CDS encoding LOG family protein → MSPTIPNHPSRLDKRERLSHESWKVFQIMAEFVQGYETLASIEPAVSIFGSARFPPEHPHYQMTVEIARLLSNGGFAVISGGGPGIMEAANKGAKEGGAPSVGLNISLPHETHDNPYQDVSLHFQHFFARKVMFVKHASAYVIMPGGFGTLDEMAEILTLVQTGKSRRIPIILVGSEFWSGLLAWFRSTLLTAGAISPSDMNLMTVCDTPQAVIDTIFDFYRNRDVGATAEEQQKLLDL, encoded by the coding sequence ATGAGCCCAACCATTCCCAACCATCCCTCGCGACTCGACAAGCGGGAGCGACTGAGCCACGAATCCTGGAAGGTGTTCCAGATCATGGCCGAGTTCGTTCAGGGCTACGAGACGCTGGCGAGCATCGAGCCGGCCGTGTCCATCTTCGGCTCCGCCCGTTTCCCCCCCGAACATCCCCATTACCAGATGACGGTCGAAATCGCGCGATTGCTCTCCAATGGCGGATTTGCCGTCATCTCCGGTGGCGGGCCGGGCATCATGGAAGCGGCCAACAAGGGCGCGAAGGAAGGCGGCGCCCCCAGCGTCGGTCTCAACATCAGCCTGCCGCATGAAACGCACGACAATCCCTACCAGGACGTATCCCTGCACTTCCAGCACTTCTTCGCGCGCAAGGTCATGTTCGTCAAACATGCCTCGGCCTACGTCATCATGCCGGGCGGGTTCGGCACGCTGGACGAAATGGCGGAAATCCTGACCCTCGTGCAGACCGGCAAATCCCGGCGGATTCCCATCATCCTGGTCGGTTCGGAGTTCTGGTCCGGTCTGCTGGCCTGGTTCCGCAGCACCCTCCTGACGGCCGGTGCCATCAGTCCGTCGGACATGAACCTGATGACCGTCTGCGACACGCCCCAGGCGGTCATCGACACCATCTTCGATTTCTATCGCAATCGGGATGTCGGTGCGACCGCCGAAGAGCAGCAGAAGCTGCTCGATCTCTAA
- a CDS encoding homoserine kinase, with translation MSVFTTVHEHQLTEFLQQFDAGTLQSFEGIAAGIENTNYFVTTDRYTLVLTLFEHHQPDELGYFLDLMAFLAEHDVPTAHPLPTRDGSFLSTLNGKPAALVKRLSGRAIERPSARACRTVGEVLAGFHRASGAFPEFRTPDRALPWAQEMQMVLADHLNAADRALLDEELALQVRHPRTHLPQGAIHGDLFRDNVLFSDERLTGIIDLYYACNDAFAYDLAVAINDWCRSDDHGLDEARAHAMMQGYLAVRPLNPDETEALPLLFRAAALRFWLSRMKDLCFPRAGELTFSKDPAEFRTLLLHHRQDPTATQRWIAA, from the coding sequence ATGTCGGTATTCACCACGGTTCACGAACATCAGCTCACCGAATTCCTCCAGCAATTCGACGCGGGCACGCTCCAGTCCTTCGAAGGCATCGCTGCGGGCATCGAGAACACCAATTATTTCGTCACCACGGATCGCTACACCCTCGTACTGACGCTGTTCGAACACCACCAACCCGACGAACTGGGCTACTTTCTCGACCTGATGGCCTTTCTGGCCGAGCACGACGTACCAACCGCCCACCCGCTGCCCACCCGGGACGGCTCGTTCCTGAGTACGCTGAACGGCAAACCCGCCGCCCTGGTCAAGCGACTGTCCGGTCGGGCGATTGAGCGACCGAGTGCCCGGGCCTGCCGCACCGTCGGTGAAGTCCTGGCCGGCTTCCATCGGGCCAGCGGGGCATTCCCGGAATTCCGCACCCCGGATCGCGCCTTGCCCTGGGCCCAGGAGATGCAGATGGTCCTGGCCGACCACCTGAATGCGGCGGATCGCGCACTTCTCGACGAAGAACTGGCCCTGCAGGTTCGCCATCCACGGACCCACCTGCCGCAAGGCGCGATCCACGGCGATCTCTTCCGCGACAACGTGCTGTTCTCGGACGAGCGGCTGACCGGCATCATCGACCTCTATTACGCCTGTAACGACGCATTTGCCTACGACCTGGCCGTCGCCATCAACGACTGGTGCCGCTCGGACGACCATGGCCTGGACGAAGCACGAGCGCACGCGATGATGCAGGGCTACCTCGCCGTCCGTCCCCTCAATCCCGATGAAACGGAAGCACTGCCATTGCTGTTCCGGGCCGCCGCCCTGCGCTTCTGGCTCTCGCGGATGAAAGACCTCTGCTTCCCCCGCGCGGGCGAGCTCACCTTCAGCAAGGACCCCGCGGAATTCCGCACCCTGCTCCTGCACCACCGGCAGGACCCGACCGCCACCCAGCGTTGGATCGCCGCATGA
- a CDS encoding TRAP transporter small permease subunit gives MNPIQTLIRILDPINEYIGRAAAFLALALAAIVFAVVALRYGFHTSNQWLSESVIYGHGLLFMLGMGYTLRHDGHVRVDVLSRRFSPRGAAWRELFGTVFLLFPVSLFLLIMSLNYVSSSWAIHEGSMEPGGIPYLYLLKTLLIVMPILLMIQGLVEALRAVETLRNHRPDAPEHTDAREGV, from the coding sequence ATGAACCCGATACAGACCCTGATTCGCATTCTCGACCCCATCAACGAATACATCGGCCGGGCCGCGGCCTTCCTGGCACTCGCGCTCGCCGCGATCGTCTTCGCCGTCGTCGCCCTGCGCTACGGATTCCATACCAGCAACCAGTGGCTGTCCGAATCGGTGATCTACGGCCACGGACTGCTGTTCATGCTCGGCATGGGCTACACCCTGCGCCATGACGGCCATGTCCGCGTGGATGTCCTGTCGCGCCGCTTCAGTCCCCGTGGCGCGGCCTGGCGCGAGCTGTTCGGCACTGTGTTCCTGCTGTTCCCGGTCAGCCTGTTCCTGCTGATCATGAGTCTCAACTATGTCTCGTCCAGCTGGGCGATCCACGAAGGCTCCATGGAGCCCGGCGGCATCCCCTACCTGTACCTGCTGAAAACCCTGCTGATCGTCATGCCCATCCTGCTCATGATTCAGGGGCTCGTCGAAGCCCTGCGCGCCGTCGAAACCCTGCGCAACCATCGGCCCGACGCGCCGGAGCACACCGATGCACGGGAGGGCGTGTAA
- a CDS encoding TRAP transporter large permease, with protein MTFLLVLMVLAVFGALMLGYPVAFTLAGVALIFAAIGSALGQFDASLLPAIPNRVFGIINNPLLVAVPLFVLMGVLLEKAKVAEELLENMTALFGAKPGGLGFSVIVVGAILAASTGIVGATVVTLGLIALPAMIKRGYDVRYATGTVCASGTLGQIIPPSLILVLLGDQLSAAYTQAQLQQGIFAPKTVSVGDLFMGALVPGLLLVAAYLLYTLYLALRHPDRVPGLSAAEVRERPHWGRLLAALLPALGLIVAVLGSIMTGIASPTEAAAVGAVGALLLTLAKRRMTWALLFESARATLRVTAMVFMIFIGASIFSLVFRGFGGDSTISALLTGLPGGELTALAIVMLVMFLLGFILDFIEITFVVVPIVAPALLMLGIDPVWLGILFALNLQTSFLTPPFGFTLFYLRGVAPAEVQTTDMYRGVLPFIAIQLLVIALIAAFPAIATGLPHWLHG; from the coding sequence ATGACCTTCCTGCTTGTGCTCATGGTGCTTGCCGTATTCGGCGCACTGATGCTCGGCTACCCCGTGGCCTTCACCCTCGCCGGCGTCGCGCTGATCTTCGCGGCCATCGGTTCGGCCCTGGGCCAGTTCGATGCCAGCCTGCTCCCGGCCATTCCGAACCGTGTGTTCGGCATCATCAACAACCCGCTGCTGGTGGCGGTGCCGCTGTTCGTCCTGATGGGCGTGCTGCTGGAAAAGGCCAAGGTAGCCGAGGAACTGCTGGAGAACATGACTGCACTGTTCGGCGCGAAACCCGGCGGCCTGGGCTTCTCGGTGATCGTGGTGGGTGCGATTCTCGCCGCCAGCACCGGCATCGTCGGTGCCACCGTCGTCACACTCGGCCTGATCGCCCTGCCGGCGATGATCAAGCGCGGCTACGACGTCCGCTACGCCACCGGCACGGTCTGCGCCTCCGGGACCCTCGGCCAGATCATCCCCCCGTCCCTGATCCTCGTCCTGCTGGGCGATCAGCTGAGCGCCGCCTACACCCAGGCGCAGCTCCAGCAGGGCATCTTCGCGCCGAAGACCGTGAGCGTCGGCGATCTGTTCATGGGTGCCCTGGTGCCCGGCCTGCTGCTGGTTGCCGCCTATCTGCTCTACACGCTCTATCTGGCCCTGCGGCATCCGGATCGCGTGCCGGGACTCAGCGCCGCCGAGGTTCGCGAACGTCCGCACTGGGGGCGTCTGCTCGCCGCCCTGCTTCCGGCACTGGGGCTGATCGTGGCCGTGCTCGGCTCCATCATGACCGGCATCGCCTCGCCCACCGAAGCGGCCGCCGTCGGTGCCGTCGGCGCGCTGCTCCTCACGCTGGCCAAGCGGCGCATGACCTGGGCGCTCCTGTTCGAATCGGCCCGCGCCACCCTGCGCGTCACCGCCATGGTCTTCATGATCTTCATCGGTGCCTCGATCTTCTCCCTGGTCTTCCGCGGATTCGGTGGCGACAGCACCATCTCCGCCTTGCTCACCGGCCTGCCGGGCGGCGAATTGACCGCGCTGGCGATCGTGATGCTCGTCATGTTCCTGCTCGGGTTCATTCTCGACTTCATCGAAATCACGTTCGTCGTGGTGCCGATCGTGGCTCCGGCCCTGCTCATGCTCGGTATCGACCCCGTCTGGCTGGGCATCCTGTTCGCGCTCAACCTGCAAACGAGCTTCCTGACGCCGCCGTTCGGTTTCACCCTGTTCTACCTGCGCGGCGTGGCGCCCGCAGAAGTACAGACCACCGACATGTACCGGGGCGTCCTGCCCTTCATTGCCATCCAGCTGCTCGTGATTGCCCTGATCGCGGCCTTCCCCGCCATCGCCACCGGACTGCCGCACTGGCTTCATGGCTGA
- the dusB gene encoding tRNA dihydrouridine synthase DusB has protein sequence MAESSIQNLTPITLTGRKGTPVIIDPPIALAPMAGVSDRPFRQLCRQMGAGLVITEMVSAKPELRDTAKSRLRQIDARDPEPRAVQLLGNEPDDLAAAARDAVAQGAQMIDLNLGCPAKKVCKKAAGSALMAEPDTVARLLDALVAAVDCPVSLKMRTGPDRNRRNAVAIARIAEQAGLSMLSIHGRTRADRYEGEAEYDTIAAVVDAVSIPVLANGDITSPEKARVVLSQTGAAGIMIGRGAFGQPWLFAALRAELIEHRPYSPPDLTERFEIVQKQFENIYEHYGASLGIRITRKHLGWYAEPLHIDDKERAVFNELDHPDLQRQWLTRQAAKAADSSCSQPA, from the coding sequence ATGGCTGAGTCTTCCATCCAGAATCTGACGCCCATCACCCTGACCGGACGCAAGGGTACGCCGGTGATCATCGACCCACCCATTGCCCTCGCCCCGATGGCTGGCGTGTCCGATCGGCCGTTCCGACAGCTCTGTCGGCAAATGGGCGCGGGCCTCGTGATCACCGAGATGGTGAGCGCCAAACCCGAACTGAGAGATACGGCCAAGAGTCGCCTGCGGCAGATCGACGCGCGCGATCCGGAACCGCGCGCCGTCCAGTTGCTCGGCAACGAACCCGACGATCTTGCGGCCGCTGCGCGGGACGCAGTGGCGCAAGGTGCCCAGATGATCGATCTGAATCTCGGGTGCCCTGCCAAGAAGGTGTGCAAGAAGGCCGCCGGTTCCGCGCTGATGGCCGAACCCGATACCGTGGCCCGGCTGCTGGACGCCCTGGTGGCGGCCGTCGACTGCCCGGTGAGTTTGAAAATGCGCACCGGACCGGACCGTAATCGGCGCAATGCCGTAGCCATCGCACGCATCGCCGAACAGGCCGGGCTTTCGATGCTGAGCATCCATGGCCGGACCCGCGCCGATCGTTACGAAGGCGAAGCCGAATACGACACCATCGCCGCCGTCGTCGATGCGGTATCGATTCCCGTACTGGCCAATGGAGACATCACCTCGCCGGAAAAGGCGCGTGTCGTTCTGTCTCAGACGGGTGCAGCCGGCATCATGATCGGCCGCGGGGCGTTCGGACAACCCTGGCTATTCGCGGCCTTACGGGCCGAACTCATCGAGCATCGGCCCTATTCCCCCCCCGATCTAACCGAGCGATTCGAAATCGTGCAGAAGCAATTCGAAAATATCTATGAACACTATGGGGCATCATTAGGAATTCGAATTACCCGAAAGCATCTAGGCTGGTATGCTGAGCCCCTTCACATTGACGACAAGGAACGTGCGGTGTTCAACGAGCTCGATCATCCCGACCTGCAACGTCAATGGCTGACCCGCCAGGCAGCCAAAGCGGCCGATTCGTCTTGTTCCCAACCAGCCTGA
- a CDS encoding helix-turn-helix domain-containing protein has protein sequence MTAEHALADQPPSYTNGYTNGHRYWLTAESEQDESAPAGTAESAEPACDNPVQHAVRAALEALWETLEGDQPNNLYDLVISQIERPLLETAMLRCGQNQSKAAECLGINRSTLRKKLRQHRLIDTND, from the coding sequence ATGACAGCTGAACACGCCCTCGCCGATCAACCGCCCTCATATACCAATGGCTATACCAATGGCCACCGATACTGGCTTACCGCCGAGTCGGAGCAGGATGAAAGCGCTCCGGCCGGCACAGCCGAATCGGCAGAACCCGCCTGCGACAATCCCGTCCAACACGCCGTCCGTGCTGCATTGGAAGCGCTATGGGAAACCCTGGAAGGCGATCAACCCAACAACCTCTACGATCTCGTGATCTCGCAAATCGAGCGCCCCTTGCTGGAAACGGCCATGCTGCGCTGCGGGCAAAACCAATCCAAGGCGGCCGAGTGTCTTGGCATCAACCGCAGCACCCTGCGCAAGAAACTCCGCCAGCACCGTCTGATCGATACGAACGACTGA
- a CDS encoding PA3496 family putative envelope integrity protein, with translation MSNDDDLNELDEHWEEEDNDDNVGDAIAPNATDKTKPADSKDSRRRLEALLEQQRIKREIDDIF, from the coding sequence ATGAGCAATGACGACGATCTGAACGAACTCGACGAACATTGGGAAGAAGAGGATAACGACGACAATGTTGGCGACGCCATCGCGCCCAATGCGACGGACAAGACCAAACCGGCGGATTCGAAGGACTCCCGCCGCCGCCTCGAAGCGCTGCTGGAACAACAGCGGATCAAACGCGAAATCGACGACATCTTCTGA
- a CDS encoding UDP-glucose dehydrogenase family protein — protein sequence MKITIFGTGYVGLVTGACLAEVGHNVLCVDVDQGKVERLKQGIIPIYEPGLEPIVRENHASGRLAFTTDAAEGVAFGDIQFIAVGTPPDEDGSADLQYVRAVARSIGAHMTTSKVVVNKSTVPVGTGDQVRAEVQGQLDQRGLSLTFDVVSNPEFLKEGAAVNDFMKPDRIIVGTTDPHSERLMRELYAPFNRNHDRMLVMDLRSAELTKYAANAMLATKISFMNELANLAERLGADIEQVRIGIGSDPRIGYHFIYPGCGYGGSCFPKDVQALHRTAREVGYEATLLDAVEAVNNRQKSRLIDLIQRHYGGAAALAGKTFALWGLAFKPNTDDMRAAPSRVVMEALWAAGARVQAFDPEAMEETQRIYGQRDDLMLCGTRDAALKGADALIVCTEWKSFRAPDFALMAESLREKTIFDGRNVYDPQRLAEQGWRYYGIGRGLSVDRP from the coding sequence ATGAAGATCACGATTTTCGGTACCGGCTACGTCGGGCTTGTCACGGGGGCTTGTCTGGCGGAAGTCGGGCACAACGTCCTGTGCGTGGATGTCGACCAGGGCAAGGTTGAGCGCCTCAAGCAAGGGATCATCCCGATCTACGAACCGGGGCTCGAACCTATTGTGCGAGAGAATCATGCGAGCGGCCGGCTGGCATTCACGACCGATGCGGCCGAAGGCGTCGCGTTCGGTGACATTCAGTTCATCGCGGTGGGCACGCCGCCGGATGAGGATGGTTCGGCGGATCTGCAGTACGTCCGTGCCGTCGCCCGTTCCATCGGCGCCCACATGACCACGTCCAAGGTCGTGGTGAACAAGTCCACCGTGCCCGTCGGCACGGGCGATCAGGTGCGGGCGGAGGTCCAGGGGCAGTTGGACCAGCGTGGGTTGTCGCTGACTTTCGACGTCGTGTCCAATCCTGAGTTCCTGAAGGAAGGCGCGGCCGTCAACGATTTCATGAAACCGGATCGCATCATCGTGGGGACGACCGACCCCCATAGCGAGCGGCTGATGCGCGAGCTCTATGCGCCGTTCAATCGGAACCACGACCGGATGCTCGTCATGGATCTGCGTTCCGCCGAACTGACCAAATACGCGGCCAATGCCATGCTGGCCACCAAGATCAGCTTCATGAACGAACTCGCGAACCTGGCCGAGCGGCTCGGCGCGGACATCGAACAGGTACGGATCGGCATCGGTTCCGATCCACGGATCGGTTATCACTTCATCTATCCCGGCTGCGGGTACGGCGGTTCGTGCTTCCCGAAGGACGTGCAGGCTTTGCACCGCACGGCGCGAGAAGTCGGCTACGAGGCCACGCTGCTCGATGCCGTGGAGGCGGTGAACAACCGCCAGAAATCCCGACTGATCGACCTGATCCAGCGGCATTACGGCGGGGCGGCGGCCTTGGCCGGCAAGACGTTTGCCTTGTGGGGGCTGGCCTTCAAACCGAATACGGATGACATGCGCGCGGCACCGTCGCGGGTCGTGATGGAAGCGCTGTGGGCAGCCGGTGCGCGGGTGCAGGCTTTCGACCCTGAGGCGATGGAAGAGACGCAGCGCATCTACGGTCAGCGTGACGACCTGATGCTATGCGGAACGCGCGATGCGGCGCTGAAAGGGGCAGATGCCCTGATCGTATGCACGGAGTGGAAGTCGTTCCGCGCGCCGGATTTTGCCCTGATGGCCGAATCCCTGCGAGAGAAAACGATTTTCGATGGCCGCAACGTCTACGATCCGCAGCGGCTAGCGGAACAGGGTTGGCGGTATTACGGCATCGGTCGGGGATTGAGTGTGGATCGTCCGTAG
- the yjgA gene encoding ribosome biogenesis factor YjgA codes for MSDRRSFSVPADAPHDLSPPEEDVGEISKSERKREAHAARDLGERLAELEPAQLANFPLSDALMAALKEARSITAHGARKRHFQYIGKLMRQHEVDEIERQLALVDPDAPHNVRLMHESEQWRTRLLESGPDAVTAFVAANPGTDVQALRQLLRQVAKEQAEQKPPRYYRELYRFVRDVLAHSSETD; via the coding sequence ATGAGTGACCGTCGTTCCTTTTCCGTACCGGCCGATGCGCCTCATGATCTGTCCCCGCCCGAGGAGGATGTCGGCGAGATCAGCAAGTCCGAGCGCAAGCGCGAAGCGCACGCCGCCCGCGACCTCGGCGAACGCCTGGCCGAACTCGAACCGGCGCAGCTGGCGAATTTCCCTTTGTCCGACGCCTTGATGGCGGCATTGAAGGAAGCCCGGAGCATTACCGCCCACGGCGCGCGAAAGCGGCATTTCCAGTACATCGGCAAACTCATGCGTCAACATGAGGTAGACGAGATCGAGCGGCAACTGGCATTGGTCGACCCCGACGCACCACACAACGTCCGCCTGATGCACGAGAGCGAGCAGTGGCGAACCCGTTTGCTCGAGTCGGGCCCCGATGCCGTGACCGCCTTCGTTGCGGCCAATCCCGGTACGGATGTGCAGGCCTTGCGGCAGCTGCTTCGGCAGGTGGCCAAGGAGCAGGCCGAGCAGAAGCCGCCCCGCTATTACCGAGAACTGTACCGCTTCGTCCGCGACGTGCTGGCCCATTCGTCCGAGACCGACTGA